The following are encoded in a window of Impatiens glandulifera chromosome 5, dImpGla2.1, whole genome shotgun sequence genomic DNA:
- the LOC124939635 gene encoding PTI1-like tyrosine-protein kinase At3g15890, with product MNMFKKCFKCLFGDQPEPKRNKSDVDYPWEIYTLKELLHATNNFHNDNKIGEGGFGSVYWGRTSKGVEIAVKRLKAMSAKAEMEFAVEVEILGRVRHKNLLGLRGFYAGGDERLIVYDYMSNHSLITHLHGQLVGDCLLDWPRRMNIVVGSAQGLSYLHHKANPHIIHRDIKASNVLLDSEFEPKVADFGFAKLIPDGVTHMTTRVKGTIGYLAPEYAMWGKVSESCDVYSFGILLLEIISGRKPLEKLPGGMKRDIVQWVTPYVHEGSFDSIADQKLKGKYDLSQLRAAVLVAMRCTDGNPDNRPSMLDVVEWLKSGTYGRRKIVREIPKMSEETDDVDGRNDEINMNSERRGIGRSQPSIKRVVSKKMI from the exons ATGAACATGTTCAAGAAGTGTTTCAAATGTCTTTTCGGAGATCAACCGGAGCCCAA gaGAAACAAAAGCGATGTCGACTATCCTTGGGAAATCTACACTTTGAAGGAACTCCTCCATGCCACAAACAATTTTCACAATGATAATAAGATCGGCGAGGGCGGATTTGGAAGCGTTTATTGGGGCCGAACAAGTAAAGGCGTTGAG atagccGTGAAGAGATTGAAGGCAATGAGCGCAAAAGCGGAGATGGAGTTTGCGGTTGAAGTGGAGATTCTCGGTAGAGTAAGGCACAAGAATCTACTTGGACTTAGAGGATTCTATGCCGGTGGCGATGAGAGGCTCATTGTTTACGATTACATGTCCAATCATAGCTTAATCACGCATCTTCATGGCCAACTCGTGGGCGATTGCTTGCTCGATTGGCCTCGAAGAATGAACATAGTTGTTGGATCGGCACAAGGGTTATC TTACTTGCACCACAAGGCAAACCCTCACATCATACATAGAGACATTAAAGCGAGCAACGTTCTACTCGACTCGGAATTCGAGCCAAAAGTAGCAGACTTTGGATTCGCAAAGTTGATTCCCGACGGTGTTACCCATATGACTACCCGAGTGAAGGGTACCATAGGGTACCTAGCACCCGAGTACGCTATGTGGGGAAAAGTTTCTGAGAGTTGCGACGTTTACAGCTTCGGGATACTTCTATTGGAGATCATAAGCGGAAGAAAGCCCTTGGAGAAACTTCCAGGGGGAATGAAAAGGGATATCGTGCAATGGGTCACACCTTATGTTCACGAGGGCTCGTTTGATAGCATAGCGGATCAAAAGTTGAAAGGGAAATATGATTTGTCGCAACTAAGGGCGGCGGTTTTGGTGGCAATGAGGTGCACGGATGGGAATCCTGATAACCGACCTAGTATGTTGGACGTGGTCGAGTGGCTCAAGAGCGGCACGTATGGGAGGAGGAAGATAGTGAGGGAGATTCCAAAGATGTCTGAGGAGACTGATGATGTGGATGGTCGTAATGATGAGATAAATATGAACTCCGAAAGGCGTGGTATTGGGAGATCTCAACCATCGATTAAACGTGTTGTATCGAAGAAAATGATATGA
- the LOC124939637 gene encoding bidirectional sugar transporter SWEET5-like: MVMSREVTRNIVGIIGNVISFFLFLSPLPTFFNIWKAKSVQEFKPDPYLATLLNCAMWVFYALPMVHPGSTLVGTINGIGLLIELIYVFFYFFFSDKKKRKMILGVFVVECIFLGIIITITMFAFETTKSRSMLVGIVCVVLNAIMYASPLTVMRRVIRTKSVKYMPFWVSFANSINAVIWLAYALLKFDLYVTIPNGLGTLFGAMQLILYFTYYKSNGVIEMFSLEKDLENVTDIKMTNEKKDEIVPVEVEMSTK, translated from the exons atGGTTATGAGTAGAGAAGTCACCCGCAACATTGTAGGAATTATTG GGAATGTTAtatctttcttccttttcctgTCTCCATT acCAACATTCTTTAATATATGGAAGGCAAAATCAGTTCAAGAGTTTAAGCCTGATCCTTATCTTGCAACTCTACTCAACTGCGCCATGTGGGTATTCTACGCATTGCCCATGGTTCATCCAGGCAGTACTCTAGTCGGCACCATCAATGGCATAGGATTGTTAATCGAACTCATATACGTTttcttctatttcttcttctccgATAAGAAAAAGCGC AAAATGATATTAGGGGTGTTTGTGGTTGAATGCATTTTTCTTGGCATCATAATCACCATAACCATGTTTGCATTTGAAACCACCAAGAGTAGGTCCATGCTAGTTGGAATTGTATGCGTCGTATTGAACGCTATCATGTATGCATCTCCATTAACGGTCATG AGACGTGTGATAAGGACAAAAAGCGTGAAATACATGCCCTTCTGGGTTTCATTTGCGAATTCCATTAATGCGGTCATTTGGTTGGCGTATGCTCTTCTCAAATTTGATTTATACGTTACg ATTCCTAATGGATTGGGAACTTTGTTTGGTGCCATGCAATTGATTCTTTATTTCACATATTACAAATCAAATGGAGTTATTGAAATGTTCAGCCTCGAGAAAGACTTGGAGAACGTGACTGATATCAAAATGACCAATGAGAAGAAGGATGAGATAGTACCGGTTGAGGTTGAAATGTCcaccaaataa
- the LOC124939636 gene encoding 65-kDa microtubule-associated protein 3-like, whose translation MTTNDPPLQVEKCGSSLLLHQLHVGFLNLWPPPFSSSLYRFSYDSGLVFVHDDQLIWDEVGESDTYKDKIMFEIEQECLEIYTRMIEQANSRRAQLCQTIFDSNAQLATIYSALGEETPTKQSDCSYENLNKQLDANFRELEEMKKMMNDRRDMFIEVLTDIQHISNELHASSDSSSPTSHPDVDENDLSLRRLEELQRELMTLLKEKSDRIGDINNQLNTLKALCSVLGMDFATTANEVHSSLTEEKGTKNVNDSTMQKLETTLHTLREVKLERIQRIQDLATFMFELWNLMDTPVEEQQMFQNVTCNIAASENEITDPNMLSLESISRIEAEVLRLEELKASRMNNLVLKKKTELEDICMKTHVLPEYDSEMELAIETMEKCGSLLGS comes from the exons ATGACAACAAATGATCCACCATTGCAAGTGGAAAAATGTGGatcatctcttcttcttcatcagctTCATGTAGGTTTTCTCAATTTATGGCCTCCAcccttttcttcttctctatATAGATTTTCTTATGATTCGGGTCTTGTTTTCGTCCATGATGATCAGCTTATATGGGACGAAGTTGGAGAATCCGACACTTACAAAGACAAAATCATGTTTGAGATCGAACAAGAATGCTTAGAAATCTACACAAGAATGATAGAGCAGGCCAACTCCCGCAGAGCCCAACTCTGCCAAACAATTTTCGATTCTAATGCCCAGCTTGCAACTATATACTCCGCATTGGGAGAAGAAACTCCCACCAAGCAG TCTGATTGTAGCTACGAGAATTTGAATAAGCAACTCGACGCTAATTTCCGCGAGCTCGAggaaatgaagaagatgatgaacgATAGGAGGGATATGTTTATAGAAGTTCTGACCGACATACAACATATTTCAAATGAGCTGCATGCTTCTTCTGATTCTTCTTCTCCCACTTCTCATCCAGATGTGGATGAAAACGACTTATCATTAAGGCGGCTCGAAGAACTTCAAAGAGAGCTCATGACACTCTTAAAGGAAAag AGCGATCGCATAGGAGATATCAACAACCAGCTAAATACCCTAAAAGCCCTATGTTCAGTGCTTGGCATGGATTTTGCAACAACTGCTAATGAGGTTCACAGTAGTTTAACCGAAGAGAAAGGGACAAAGAATGTAAATGACAGTACCATGCAAAAGTTAGAAACTACGTTACACACACTGCGAGAGGTTAAACTAGAAAGGATACAAAGg ATACAAGATCTTGCGACTTTCATGTTCGAGCTATGGAATCTGATGGATACCCCAGTTGAAGAACAACAAATGTTCCAAAACGTAACATGTAACATAGCTGCTTCAGAAAACGAGATAACCGATCCTAACATGCTTTCTTTGGAGTCCATCAGCCGT ATTGAGGCAGAAGTCTTGCGGTTGGAGGAGTTGAAAGCAAGTAGAATGAACAATCTTGTTTTGAAGAAGAAAACCGAACTTGAGGATATTTGTATGAAGACTCATGTCCTCCCAGAATATGATAGCGAAATGGAACTTGCCATCGAAACTATGGA gAAATGTGGATCTTTGTTGGGTTCTTGA
- the LOC124940230 gene encoding uncharacterized protein LOC124940230: MGIIRSSFTFMIGTACGIYVAQNYNVPNIKKLANTGLVIAKHLEENYRKPKKRDEDD, from the coding sequence ATGGGAATAATCCGTAGCAGTTTTACCTTCATGATTGGGACGGCGTGCGGCATCTATGTCGCCCAAAACTATAACGTTCCCAACATCAAGAAGCTCGCAAACACGGGTCTCGTCATCGCCAAACATCTCGAAGAGAATTACAGGAAGCCCAAGAAGAGAGACGAAGACGACTGA